In Arvicanthis niloticus isolate mArvNil1 chromosome 4, mArvNil1.pat.X, whole genome shotgun sequence, a single window of DNA contains:
- the Sucnr1 gene encoding succinate receptor 1: MQIRLHWPFPATQHWVRSCLQLLAEISVKKEAISRMAQNSSCEDWLAVENILKKYYLSAFYGIEFILGMLGNVTVVFGYLFCMKNWNSSNVYLFNLSISDFAFLCTLPMLIKSYANENWTYGDVLCISNRYVLHANLYTSILFLTFISIDRYLLMKFPFREHILQKKEFAILISLAVWVVVTLEVLPMLTFINSVPTEKGMSCIDYASSGNPKYSLIYSLCLTLLGFLIPLSVMCFFYYKMVVFLKRRSQQQATALPLDKPLRLVVLAVVIFSVLFTPYHIMRNVRIASRLDNWPQGCTQKAIKSLYILTRPLAFLNSAVNPIFYFLMGDHFREMLLCKFRQYFKSLTSFRT; encoded by the exons ATGCAAATTAGACTTCACTGGCCATTTCCAGCAACACAGCACTGGGTCAGAAGCTGTCTCCAGCTCCTGGCAGAGATTTCTGTCAAGAAAGAAGCCATCAGCAGAATG GCACAGAATTCATCTTGTGAAGATTGGCTGGCAGTGGAGAATATCTTGAAAAAGTACTACCTCTCTGCATTTTATGGGATCGAGTTCATTTTGGGGATGCTTGGCAATGTCACTGTGGTGTTCGGCTACCTCTTCTGCATGAAGAACTGGAACAGTAGCAACGTCTATCTCTTTAACCTTTCCATCTCTGACTTTGCTTTCCTGTGCACCCTTCCCATGCTGATAAAGAGTTATGCCAACGAGAACTGGACCTATGGAGATGTTCTCTGCATAAGCAACCGATACGTGCTTCATGCCAACCTCTACACCAGCATCCTCTTTCTCACTTTCATTAGCATAGATCGGTATCTCCTCATGAAGTTCCCTTTCCGAGAACACATTCTACAAAAGAAAGAGTTTGCcattttaatctctctggctgtctGGGTCGTAGTGACCTTAGAAGTTCTACCCATGCTCACTTTCATCAATTCTGTCCCAACAGAAAAGGGCATGAGCTGCATCGACTATGCAAGTTCTGGAAACCCTAAATACAGTCTCATTTACAGCCTGTGCCTGACTTTGCTGGGCTtcctcattcctctctctgtgaTGTGCTTCTTCTACTACAAGATGGTTGTCTTCCTAAAGAGGAGGAGCCAGCAGCAGGCAACTGCCCTGCCATTGGACAAACCTCTACGCCTGGTGGTCCTGGCGGTAGTGATCTTCTCTGTACTCTTCACACCCTATCATATCATGCGCAATGTGAGGATCGCCTCACGCCTGGATAACTGGCCACAGGGATGTACACAGAAGGCCATCAAATCCTTATACATCCTGACCAGGCCTCTGGCCTTTCTGAACAGTGCTGTCAACCCTATCTTTTACTTCCTCATGGGGGACCATTTCAGAGAGATGCTGCTTTGTAAGTTTAGACAATACTTCAAGTCCCTTACATCCTTCAGGACATGA